The sequence ATAAAAATACATAGAGGATAAATTCGTCGATTAGTAGCACGAAACTGACAAATTGGTCAGAATGGGGGGATTTATGGAGAAGTAAGTCTTTTAAAAGTTCTTTTTCTTGAAAACAAAAAACACATAAAACGACTGCAATGCAATGTATATATAACTCAATGCTAGTAAATATTTATTCTCGAATATCTGAAATAAATCAAGAAATATAATTACTATACAGACAATACTAAGTAGTATAATAGGTACTATTATAAGTGGTTTCATAAGTTTGCTCTTTTAATTTACAAGTTGACTTTTTTAAAAATAGATAATTTTTTACTTGATATCTAATAAACTCCCAGAGATTCTAAGCAAAGTAATTTGGGATTGAATTAAACTTAGCTGTGAATTAAATAAATTTAATGAAGAATTAAGGTAACTATTTTGAACTTGTCTAAATTCAAATGTTGTTATCGTTCCTTGCTCTAATTGTTCTTTACTTAACAATAAATTTTTATCTGCTGAAGCTAAACTTTTTTTACTTAACTCTACTTTCTTTATCTCATTATGATAAGCTAAAAATGCTTTTGTAAATTCATTTTTCAGATAAATTTCTATTTTTTTCCTTTCTGTAAAAGCTTTTTCTCTTTGTAAAATAGCAGATTGAATTTGTCTATTATTTTTCCCTCCATTATATATTGGCAAGGATAATGTAACTCCTATATTTGGCCCAAACCCTAAACCTCTATTCGTTTCTTGTTTAAAACCACCTTCTAACTGAGGCATATCAGCTGTATACCAATTTGTGTTTCCTGAATATCCAAAATCGGCTGCTAACAAAGGTGCTTTTAAATTCTTCTTTTGTCTAATAGTATTTTCCTGAATATATTCAACAATCTTTTGCCTGTTTAAAGACGTATTATTTTTTAAAGCAGTAGAATATAATTGTTCAAAATTAAAGTTTTTTGGGGTTATATTCAATGAGTCTAACAAATCATACTGTATATCAATATTTTCAACACCCATAAAATAGTTTAAATCTCTTTGTGAATTTTCCCAAATTAATAATTGATCTATATAGTTTGTAGAATCAGTATAAAAGGTTGTTTCATCTCTTGCTAATTCAAAGCTACTTCCAGAGCCTACTTTATTTTGTAAACGTGAATTTTCTAATTTATCCTTAGATAGAGATAAAATACGATTTAAAACTTTTAGTTTCTGTTTCTCATATTGAACTATATAGTATGCTTGAATAACAAGTTCAATTTGTTCTTCCATCTGATATGTTAATTGCCAACTTGCCTGTTTCTCTAACATATTCAGTTGTTCTTTCTTAAAAGAAACATTAAAGCCGTTAAATAATACCCATTGTAAATTTAAACCTGCATTTAATGTGTTATTACTACTTTTTCCTTCTAAAGCAAAAGGAGATGCTGGATCTGTATATTGAAACTGTGCAGAATTACCGATTTGCAATTGAGCTTGAGGGTACCTCCCTGCATTACCCCAAGTATTTAATTGAGATGCATCCTCAACATTCAAACGTTCAATGTTTATATCAAAATTACTTTTTAAAGCTTTTTGAACCGCATCATTTAAAGAAAGATTTTGAGCTTGTAATTTTAAGATTGAAAGAATTATAAAAATAGTAGTACTAAAATATTTCATTATATTATATTAAAATATGACCATCTGCTAAGTGAATTATTTTATCAGCATACCCCGCTACTGTTTTATCATGTGTGATCATTAAAATAGTTTTACCATTAGCATTAATTCCCTTGAAAAGATTCATAATTTCGTGAGATGTTTTAGAATCCAAAGCACCTGTTGGTTCATCTGCAAAAATAATTGGAGGATTTGTAACTAAAGCTCTAGCAATTGCCACTCTCTGTTTTTGACCTCCTGATAATTCATTTGGTAATGAATCTGCTTTTTCTAATAGACCTACTTTTTGTAAAACATCTTTTGCTTTTAGCGTTCTTTCCTTGCTTTTTACTTTTTGATAAAATAATGCTAATTCGATATTTTTAAGAACTGTTTTATTGGGTAATAAATGAAATGATTGAAACACAAACCCCATTAATTCATTTCTCAGTTTTGCTTTTTCTGTTTCGTTTAAATTCATACATTCCAAACCATTTAATGATAAATAGCCTGAGTCTAAGTTATCTAATAAGCCAATGATATTTAAAAGAGTTGATTTTCCAGAACCAGAAGAACCCATAATAGCAACAAATTCAGATCGACCTACTTTAAGTGAAATGTTTTTTAACACTTCATTCTTATTATCATTAGTTTGATAAGACTTATAAACACCATCTAGAATAATCATAATTTTAATAATGACGTTTCAGTTAATCCATTCTTTATTTCTATTTCTGTTCCATTAGATACTCCTATTTCAACATATCTTTTTTCTTTTTCACCTTCTTTGTTTAAGTATACAAAAGTTTGATCTTTTTCATCGAAGAATAACATTTCTTCCTTAATTGCTAAAACCGAATCAGTTTCTTCAATTAAGATATTGGCAATAGCAGAATAGCCAGATCTAATGACAAGTTTTTGATTTTGTTCATATTGGATTAAAGCTTCGAATTCAAATTTAGAAATACCATTTATTAATTTACCTTTTGGTGATATATAAGTTAAAATGGCATCAAATACTTGGTTTCCAGTAGCACCTATAAAAATTGGAAAATGCATTCCTTCTTTTAGATATTGAATATCATTTTCTGAAATTAACCCTTTAAATAGCATTTTATTCATATCTGCTACAGTAGCTATAGTACTTCCTTCATTGAACGTATTTGTTTCAATTACATAACTTCCCTCCTTAAATGGAATATCTAACACTACTCCTGAAATTGTAGAATACACATGGTTTGAAACTTGCTTTTCACCATCAATATGTCCCTTCTTAATTAATTGTATTTTCCTTTTAATTGAATAAAGCTCTTGTCTATATTTTTTTTCCTCATTTTCAATTTTTTGAAAAGTACTTTCTGATATAGCTCCAGCTTGAAATAACTTCTTATTTCTTTCTAAATCTGCTTTGGCTAGATTATAATTATCTTTGACAAGTTTCATTCTATTTTCTGCATCTTCCAATGATAGTGGATCTATAATAACTTTTAGAGTTGCCACTAAATCTCCTACCTTTACATGATGACCAGGACGTATATATATTTTTTCTATTACACCCGAAATTTGTGGTTTAAGATGTATTTCTTTCATCGGTTCAATATATCCAGAAAGTTTTCTTTCATGTTTAATAATTGCATAATAAGGATGAATGCCTTTATTTTTCAACCTATCTTCTTTCTGATTTTTTTTAAATGCAAAAGCAGATAATACCCCAATAAATACAATTAAAAAAATTATTGCTTTACTTTTCATACTAATTAATTTTCTTCATCTAATGCATTCACTACTGTTAAATCCATAGCCTTTTTTGCAGGAATAAACCCGGCAAAAACACCTGAAATAAGTAACAATATAAAAGCTAAAAATATAATTAATGGGTTCACTTCTAACCCTTCTATAATCTTACTTTCAGTAGAATGAAAAATGAAATAATTTAAAATTTCAATTATAATAACCCCTAACAATATCCCAATTACACCAGAAAAAAGTGTAAGTAAAGTGGATTCTGTCACAATCATTATCAACAATTCTCTTGGTGATGCTCCCAATGCTTTTCGTATTCCTAATTCCTTTGTACGTTCTTTGATAGCTAATACCATCATATTACAAATACTTATCATTCCACTTAATAGTAATGATATTCCTACTCCCCATAAAAAAAAGTTAAGGTATTTAAAAAGGTCATCAAAAGATTTTTTTTGTTCTTTAGCTTCTAGTAAGAAGAGAGCATTGGTATCTTTTTCATCAAACCTTAAAGTCTTAGAAAAATGAGATTTTAATTCTTTATCAACAAAATCACTTTCAACAGCACTTGATAATGAAATACCAAATGAAAAAAATGCTTCTTTTTTTTCAAAAATACTTTGAAAAGTTTCTAAAGGAATAAAGATATTTCTTGTTTCATTTTGAGAAAATAAATTATCATTATCCAATTCACCTATAATTACAAAAGGAACATTGTCTATATAGATTTCTTTTCCTATTCCTTTTTCATTTTTGAATAACGATTCTTGAGAATACCCTCCAACAATGCAAACATTTCGTTTTTGTGTTTCATCTAACGGATTGAAAAACCTACCTCTTTTTAATGGTAGGTTTTTAAGATCAAAGAAATCATTGTTTACACCTTTCAAATTACATTGTATATGCTTATTGAGATATGATATTTTTGTAAATCCGTTTTTATTTACTTCTAAAGCAAGTTGTTCTATTTCATTGTATTTTAATTGGAGTGATGTTAAATATGCATCTGTAAAAGTGATATTTTTACCTTCCGGTTCTCCATTATAAGCCATAGAAGTTTGTCCGCCATATACCCAAACAGAATTCTTAGAATAACCTGAAAAGAGTTTTTGTATACCTTTATACAACCCTTCTCCACCGCCTAAAAGTAATATTAATATCAACAACCCCCAGGATACACCTAAGCCAGTTGTTACATTACGTACTTTATGTGAAGAAAGGTTTTCTAAAGGTTCTTGTAAGAATGATATAAACATTTTAAAACTAGAGAGTTAATCTAATGAATAGCAAGCATGTCCTTCTTTAACAACAGACAATGAATTAATAACCATTGGGATAGTCATCTCTTGCCCTTGAGCTTGAAGGATTGTAACTCCTTTCATTTCTTGATTAATTGTTGCAGAGGTAATCCATCCTATTTTTTTATCCAAATTAAAGGTAGATGTCATTGTTCCGCCTCCTTCAAAACGAGAGGGCATACCATTCACTACGGTAAATTCTTTATTTTCAGGGTTAGTACTAATTTTTGAAGTACCTTTTATAATTACACTCTCTTTTGATAATTTCTCTAATACAAAAGATCTAGAAATGTCAGCAGACATAGCACCCACTAGCTTAGAATTGATTTCCCATTTTTCGTTTCTTTTCACTGGTTTGGAAGGATAAATTGAAAAAATCTTCTCATAATTAGATTTCAATTGTTCCTTGCCATAGGATTGTTTCAATTGACTAATGACCTGATTTCTTTGCATTTCTGGAATATCTTGAGTCTCTTTAGTGACCCCTTCCCAAAAGTCATCCATATTGTCAATACCGATAACTTCTCCTCTATTACTGATAGTCATTATAAAAGATTGATGGGTCAATGCTTTAAGAATTTTAGAAAATGGATCTTCTCCTCCTTCCGATGTAAAAGTCTGGAGTTGTGGCCCCATTTCTAACCCTACTTCAAGAGAGGTGAATTTAATCTCAAATATATAATTATTCCCTTCAACCTCTTTAAGGAAAAAAGTGTTTTGACTTTCATTATCCATATTAATAGACATTGGTTGACCATTGACAGTCTGCTCTATTGATACAGAATTTGACGTATTTTGATCATATGTTTCTCCTTGTTGAAGATTTAGTTTTATACTTGTTTGTGCCATTAATGAAAATGGGAAGACAAGAAATAATAAGATTAAAAATTTATTTGTCATGTTATTTTCTCAATAATTTAGTGAATCTTTTAAAGCCCTAAACCTAATTTATTAAACATCCCTAAAATAATAATATAGGCAACTAAGGTTATCTTATATAAAAGGCTAGCCCGCTTAATAAAATTAGACAAAACTGATTTAGATAAATCTAAAACTATTACATTCTTAGTCTTCGAATGCAAAAAATATATCAATAAATATGCAATTACAATCGGAATTAGTAAAAAATAATTAATGCTGTAAGTATATAATATTGATAAAGCCACGTAAGGAGTGACTCCAATAATTCGACTTCTGGTCTCATCAAAATAATTACTTAAAAAAAATATTAAACAAAAACATAGAGTGATAACACCACAATAAATGATACCATGAAACCAAATACTAGTAAAACTCCTATTTATAAAGCCAAAATAGGTTAGCAATACCGCTGAAAGCGGCATTGCAAACAAGTTTATAAAATAGTTTTTATACATAATTCCCAATGATTCCAGCAATTCCACAACCAGCTCCTGCCATACCAAATGAAATACCTCCTGATAAAGCTGCTGCTCCTACAACTCCTGTTACAAGATTAGTTAAAGAAACAATTACTAGAACTCCTCCAACTACACTCATTATATCTCCAGCAACACCGCATCCAACACCACCTTCAATAATTACCATTTCATTTAAATTAAGATTTTCCATTATTTATAAAAGTTTATTTTCAAGTGTCTAACTTATTAAAAGCTTACTTACGCTTACTATTTTTACAAATACAACTTATTAACCATATAACTATTTTTTTAAACTAAAATCCACTAAACAATAGTTTTTAATTCTTAGAAAGTAATTTATATTTTCCTTTTTTATACATAGTTTTTGATATGGTTAAGATTAATCCTCCAATTAAAACTATAATAACAACTAACAAATATAGAGGAGTTGTTTTTGTTAAATAATAGATTGAAAATGTGCTTATTATTAAAAAAAGAGAAGCAACTTTGGAAGTTGTACCATTTAACTGAAATACTCTTTTGATAGATAATGGCATTGTAATACTCCAAAAAAAACTACTAGAATATGCTAGTATTAAAGAGAATAAATAAAAGCTACTTATTTTAACCAAGTTAATTTTGAAAAATAAAATTGCTAATAAAGTTAATGATAAATCTATAAATAATGGGAAAATAAGAAGTCTAGAACCAATTTGAATAATATGATTAAATTGACCATTTGATAAGTACGATCTAAACAATAGGTCTTTAAAAAACATTAAAAAGTTATTATGGAGATAATTAAATATAAAAATAGGTGAAAGTATAACCCACAATAACGCTTCACTATCGCCAAAATATTTCCCTGTTTTTCTATACAAAACAATATTGATAGTGATTAGTAAACTTTTCATAAAAAACGCAACTAATATAGT is a genomic window of Flammeovirga pectinis containing:
- a CDS encoding TolC family protein, with translation MKYFSTTIFIILSILKLQAQNLSLNDAVQKALKSNFDINIERLNVEDASQLNTWGNAGRYPQAQLQIGNSAQFQYTDPASPFALEGKSSNNTLNAGLNLQWVLFNGFNVSFKKEQLNMLEKQASWQLTYQMEEQIELVIQAYYIVQYEKQKLKVLNRILSLSKDKLENSRLQNKVGSGSSFELARDETTFYTDSTNYIDQLLIWENSQRDLNYFMGVENIDIQYDLLDSLNITPKNFNFEQLYSTALKNNTSLNRQKIVEYIQENTIRQKKNLKAPLLAADFGYSGNTNWYTADMPQLEGGFKQETNRGLGFGPNIGVTLSLPIYNGGKNNRQIQSAILQREKAFTERKKIEIYLKNEFTKAFLAYHNEIKKVELSKKSLASADKNLLLSKEQLEQGTITTFEFRQVQNSYLNSSLNLFNSQLSLIQSQITLLRISGSLLDIK
- a CDS encoding DUF6263 family protein codes for the protein MTNKFLILLFLVFPFSLMAQTSIKLNLQQGETYDQNTSNSVSIEQTVNGQPMSINMDNESQNTFFLKEVEGNNYIFEIKFTSLEVGLEMGPQLQTFTSEGGEDPFSKILKALTHQSFIMTISNRGEVIGIDNMDDFWEGVTKETQDIPEMQRNQVISQLKQSYGKEQLKSNYEKIFSIYPSKPVKRNEKWEINSKLVGAMSADISRSFVLEKLSKESVIIKGTSKISTNPENKEFTVVNGMPSRFEGGGTMTSTFNLDKKIGWITSATINQEMKGVTILQAQGQEMTIPMVINSLSVVKEGHACYSLD
- a CDS encoding ABC transporter ATP-binding protein; translated protein: MIILDGVYKSYQTNDNKNEVLKNISLKVGRSEFVAIMGSSGSGKSTLLNIIGLLDNLDSGYLSLNGLECMNLNETEKAKLRNELMGFVFQSFHLLPNKTVLKNIELALFYQKVKSKERTLKAKDVLQKVGLLEKADSLPNELSGGQKQRVAIARALVTNPPIIFADEPTGALDSKTSHEIMNLFKGINANGKTILMITHDKTVAGYADKIIHLADGHILI
- a CDS encoding ABC transporter permease codes for the protein MFISFLQEPLENLSSHKVRNVTTGLGVSWGLLILILLLGGGEGLYKGIQKLFSGYSKNSVWVYGGQTSMAYNGEPEGKNITFTDAYLTSLQLKYNEIEQLALEVNKNGFTKISYLNKHIQCNLKGVNNDFFDLKNLPLKRGRFFNPLDETQKRNVCIVGGYSQESLFKNEKGIGKEIYIDNVPFVIIGELDNDNLFSQNETRNIFIPLETFQSIFEKKEAFFSFGISLSSAVESDFVDKELKSHFSKTLRFDEKDTNALFLLEAKEQKKSFDDLFKYLNFFLWGVGISLLLSGMISICNMMVLAIKERTKELGIRKALGASPRELLIMIVTESTLLTLFSGVIGILLGVIIIEILNYFIFHSTESKIIEGLEVNPLIIFLAFILLLISGVFAGFIPAKKAMDLTVVNALDEEN
- a CDS encoding efflux RND transporter periplasmic adaptor subunit, whose product is MKSKAIIFLIVFIGVLSAFAFKKNQKEDRLKNKGIHPYYAIIKHERKLSGYIEPMKEIHLKPQISGVIEKIYIRPGHHVKVGDLVATLKVIIDPLSLEDAENRMKLVKDNYNLAKADLERNKKLFQAGAISESTFQKIENEEKKYRQELYSIKRKIQLIKKGHIDGEKQVSNHVYSTISGVVLDIPFKEGSYVIETNTFNEGSTIATVADMNKMLFKGLISENDIQYLKEGMHFPIFIGATGNQVFDAILTYISPKGKLINGISKFEFEALIQYEQNQKLVIRSGYSAIANILIEETDSVLAIKEEMLFFDEKDQTFVYLNKEGEKEKRYVEIGVSNGTEIEIKNGLTETSLLKL